One genomic window of Conger conger chromosome 9, fConCon1.1, whole genome shotgun sequence includes the following:
- the LOC133136515 gene encoding c-Myc-binding protein-like isoform X2: MAHYRASESRREQFRRYLEKAGVLDSLTSVLVALYEENDKPSNALELSGPAPAEVEKLRLEMVGLQQQYESLLEENKGLKNRLLQYESAQEEAATP; this comes from the exons ATGGCGCATTATAGA GCTTCTGAATCCAGACGGGAACAATTCCGAAGGTACCTGGAAAAAGCTGGTGTCCTCGACAGCCTCACCAGCG TGTTGGTAGCGTTGTACGAAGAAAATGATAAACCCAGCAACGCTTTGGA GCTGTCTGGCCCTGCACCAGCAGAGGTGGAGAAACTTCGCTTGGAGATGGTGGGGCTTCAGCAACAATATGAGAGTCTCCTGGAGGAGAACAAGGGACTCAAAAATAGG CTTCTGCAGTATGAATCCGCACAAGAAGAAGCAGCAACTCCGTAG
- the LOC133136514 gene encoding ras-related GTP-binding protein C-like isoform X2, whose translation MSEETAFTRSWQLQHDKHHMLHSYAIFPTDPTAGEAVEDTSFFQVVFHKMSPNETLFLESTNKIYKDDVSSTSFVNFQIWDFPGQVDFFDPAFDYEMIFRGTGALIFVIDAQDDYVEALGRLHLTVSRAYRVNPEINFEVFIHKVDGLSDDHKIETQRDIHQRANDDLADASLEKLHLSLYLTSIYDHSIFEAFSKVVQKLLPQLPTLENLLNIFISNSGIEKAFLFDVVSKIYIATDSLPVDMQSYELCCDMIDVVIDVSCIYGLREDGSGGAYDKESLAIIKLNNTTVLYLKEVTKFLALVCILREESFERKGLIDYNFHCFRKAIQEVFEVGMSAQRTGLPRLDTPSPKAIAQNGVPRTAV comes from the exons ATGAGTGAAGAAACTGCTTTTACAAGGTCATGGCAATTGCAACACGACAAACATCATATGCTGCATTCATATGCCATATTTCCTACGGATCCTACCGCTGGTGAGGCTGTCGAGGACACCAGCTTTTTCCAG GTGGTGTTCCACAAGATGTCCCCCAACGAGACGCTCTTCCTGGAGAGTACCAACAAGATTTACAAGGACGATGTCTCCAGCACCTCCTTCGTCAACTTCCAGATCTGGGACTTCCCTGGCCAGGTGGACTTCTTTGACCCTGCCTTTGACTATGAGATGATCTTCAGAGGGACCGGTGCTTTGATATTTGTCATCGATGCCCAG GACGATTACGTGGAGGCCCTAGGAAGACTCCACCTTACGGTGTCCAGAGCCTACAGGGTCAATCCTGAGATTAACTTCGAGGTCTTCATCCACAAAGTGGACGGTTTGTCTGATGACCATAAGATCGAGACCCAGAGAGACATCCATCAGAGGGCCAACGATGACCTGGCGGATGCCAGCCTGGAGAAGCTGCATCTCAG CCTTTACCTGACGAGCATCTACGACCATTCGATATTTGAGGCTTTCAGTAAAGTTGTCCAGAAACTCCTGCCTCAGCTGCCGACACTGGAAAACCTCCTGAACATCTTCATATCC AATTCGGGGATTGAGAAGGCCTTCCTGTTCGACGTGGTCAGCAAGATCTACATCGCCACCGACAGTCTGCCGGTGGACATGCAGTCGTACGAGCTGTGCTGTGACATGATCGACGTGGTCATCGATGTCTCCTGCATCTACGG CCTGAGGGAAGATGGCAGCGGTGGTGCCTATGATAAAGAGTCCCTGGCCATCATCAAGCTCAACAACACCACTGTGCTGTACCTGAAGGAGGTGACCAAGTTCCTGGCCCTGGTGTGCATCCTCCGAGAGGAGAGCTTTGAGCGGAAAG GTCTTATAGACTACAACTTCCACTGCTTTCGTAAGGCCATACAGGAAGTGTTTGAGGTGGGGATGTCGGCCCAGAGGACGGGCCTGCCGCGGCTCGACACCCCCAGCCCGAAGGCCATCGCTCAGAACGGGGTCCCCAGGACCGCCGTGTAG
- the LOC133136515 gene encoding c-Myc-binding protein-like isoform X1, whose protein sequence is MAHYRASESRREQFRRYLEKAGVLDSLTSVLVALYEENDKPSNALDFLKQHLGLSGPAPAEVEKLRLEMVGLQQQYESLLEENKGLKNRLLQYESAQEEAATP, encoded by the exons ATGGCGCATTATAGA GCTTCTGAATCCAGACGGGAACAATTCCGAAGGTACCTGGAAAAAGCTGGTGTCCTCGACAGCCTCACCAGCG TGTTGGTAGCGTTGTACGAAGAAAATGATAAACCCAGCAACGCTTTGGA TTTCTTAAAGCAACACCTTGGGCTGTCTGGCCCTGCACCAGCAGAGGTGGAGAAACTTCGCTTGGAGATGGTGGGGCTTCAGCAACAATATGAGAGTCTCCTGGAGGAGAACAAGGGACTCAAAAATAGG CTTCTGCAGTATGAATCCGCACAAGAAGAAGCAGCAACTCCGTAG
- the LOC133136514 gene encoding ras-related GTP-binding protein C-like isoform X1, with translation MSNEFEEPLSDSYRVDSFPKDFGYGVEETDIEEGSTSSDSKPRILLMGLRRSGKSSIQKVVFHKMSPNETLFLESTNKIYKDDVSSTSFVNFQIWDFPGQVDFFDPAFDYEMIFRGTGALIFVIDAQDDYVEALGRLHLTVSRAYRVNPEINFEVFIHKVDGLSDDHKIETQRDIHQRANDDLADASLEKLHLSLYLTSIYDHSIFEAFSKVVQKLLPQLPTLENLLNIFISNSGIEKAFLFDVVSKIYIATDSLPVDMQSYELCCDMIDVVIDVSCIYGLREDGSGGAYDKESLAIIKLNNTTVLYLKEVTKFLALVCILREESFERKGLIDYNFHCFRKAIQEVFEVGMSAQRTGLPRLDTPSPKAIAQNGVPRTAV, from the exons ATGTCGAATGAGTTCGAGGAGCCCCTTTCTGATAGTTACAGGGTGGACTCATTCCCTAAAGATTTTGGGTATGGAGTGGAGGAGACCGATATCGAGGAGGGCTCGACGTCTTCGGACAGTAAACCACGGATACTGTTGATGGGATTACGACGAAGCGGCAAATCGTCAATACAGAAG GTGGTGTTCCACAAGATGTCCCCCAACGAGACGCTCTTCCTGGAGAGTACCAACAAGATTTACAAGGACGATGTCTCCAGCACCTCCTTCGTCAACTTCCAGATCTGGGACTTCCCTGGCCAGGTGGACTTCTTTGACCCTGCCTTTGACTATGAGATGATCTTCAGAGGGACCGGTGCTTTGATATTTGTCATCGATGCCCAG GACGATTACGTGGAGGCCCTAGGAAGACTCCACCTTACGGTGTCCAGAGCCTACAGGGTCAATCCTGAGATTAACTTCGAGGTCTTCATCCACAAAGTGGACGGTTTGTCTGATGACCATAAGATCGAGACCCAGAGAGACATCCATCAGAGGGCCAACGATGACCTGGCGGATGCCAGCCTGGAGAAGCTGCATCTCAG CCTTTACCTGACGAGCATCTACGACCATTCGATATTTGAGGCTTTCAGTAAAGTTGTCCAGAAACTCCTGCCTCAGCTGCCGACACTGGAAAACCTCCTGAACATCTTCATATCC AATTCGGGGATTGAGAAGGCCTTCCTGTTCGACGTGGTCAGCAAGATCTACATCGCCACCGACAGTCTGCCGGTGGACATGCAGTCGTACGAGCTGTGCTGTGACATGATCGACGTGGTCATCGATGTCTCCTGCATCTACGG CCTGAGGGAAGATGGCAGCGGTGGTGCCTATGATAAAGAGTCCCTGGCCATCATCAAGCTCAACAACACCACTGTGCTGTACCTGAAGGAGGTGACCAAGTTCCTGGCCCTGGTGTGCATCCTCCGAGAGGAGAGCTTTGAGCGGAAAG GTCTTATAGACTACAACTTCCACTGCTTTCGTAAGGCCATACAGGAAGTGTTTGAGGTGGGGATGTCGGCCCAGAGGACGGGCCTGCCGCGGCTCGACACCCCCAGCCCGAAGGCCATCGCTCAGAACGGGGTCCCCAGGACCGCCGTGTAG
- the LOC133136513 gene encoding gap junction alpha-9 protein-like, whose product MGDWNFLGGILEEVHIHSTMVGKIWLTILFIFRMLVLGVAAEDVWNDEQSHFICNTEQPGCRNVCYDRAFPVSLIRYWVLQVIFVSAPSLVYMGHALYQLRALEKERQRKKVQLRRELEALEPELAEVRRRLERELRQLEQSRLNKAPLRGSLLRTYVVHILTRSAVEVGFMLGQYLLYGFRLEPLYKCEREPCPNAVDCFVSRPTEKSVFMVFMQCIAAVSLFLNILEILHLGYKKLKKGLLDYYPHLRDDLDEYCVSRSKKNSVVPQVCTGRKGTIPTAPSGYTLLLERQGNGPTYPILDTSSTFIPIQVDPGFKTGLDVLKEALPSPTEPNNNSNNTSSETTRSPPADKQGDSEEHPSSEPQEPAALMHSALPADSSSCPTLLVSMGRRPRRVSAPWNCSTVEESNSSDGEGFGVGALKTRCSFAAGRARAASKPDLKRLSRSQSPDSIGGLSSESRPSHNGDSPQPFPSNRRMSLASSGSSRRAPSDLQI is encoded by the coding sequence ATGGGGGACTGGAACTTCCTGGGCGGGATCTTGGAGGAAGTCCACATCCACTCCACCATGGTGGGGAAGATCTGGCTGACCATCCTCTTCATCTTCCGCATGCTGGTGCTGGGCGTGGCGGCGGAGGACGTGTGGAACGACGAGCAGTCGCACTTCATCTGCAACACGGAGCAGCCAGGCTGCCGCAACGTGTGCTACGACCGCGCCTTCCCCGTCTCGCTCATCCGCTACTGGGTGCTGCAGGTCATCTTCGTGTCGGCGCCCTCGCTGGTCTACATGGGCCACGCCCTCTACCAGCTGCGGGCGCTGGAGAAGGAGCGGCAGCGCAAGAAAGTCCAGCTCCGGCGTGAGCTGGAGGCGCTGGAGCCGGAGCTGGCGGAGGTCCGGCGCAGGCTGGAGCGTGAGCTCCGTCAGCTGGAGCAGAGCAGGCTCAACAAGGCGCCCCTGAGGGGCTCGCTCCTGCGCACCTACGTGGTGCACATCCTGACGCGCTCCGCCGTGGAGGTGGGCTTCATGCTGGGCCAGTACCTGCTCTACGGCTTCCGGCTGGAGCCGCTCTACAAGTGCGAGCGGGAGCCCTGCCCCAACGCCGTGGACTGCTTCGTCTCGCGGCCCACGGAGAAGAGCGTCTTCATGGTGTTCATGCAGTGCATCGCCGCCGTCTCGCTCTTCCTCAACATCCTGGAGATCCTGCACCTGGGCTACAAGAAGCTCAAGAAGGGACTCCTGGACTACTACCCGCACTTGAGGGACGACCTGGACGAGTACTGCGTCAGCAGGTCCAAGAAGAACTCTGTGGTGCCGCAGGTGTGCACCGGCCGTAAGGGCACCATCCCGACCGCGCCAAGTGGCTACACCCTCCTGCTGGAGAGGCAGGGGAACGGCCCCACCTACCCCATCCTGgacacctcctccaccttcaTCCCCATCCAGGTCGACCCTGGCTTCAAGACGGGCCTAGACGTCCTCAAGGAGGCGCTGCCCAGCCCCACTGAGCCCAACAACAACTCCAACAACACCAGCAGCGAGACGACGCGGTCGCCGCCCGCGGACAAGCAGGGCGACTCGGAGGAGCACCCAAGCAGCGAGCCCCAGGAGCCCGCGGCCCTCATGCACTCCGCCCTGCCGGCGGACTCCTCCTCTTGCCCCACGCTCCTTGTCAGCATGGGCAGGAGGCCCCGGAGGGTCAGCGCCCCCTGGAACTGCTCCACGGTGGAGGAGAGCAACAGCTCTGACGGAGAGGGCTTTGGAGTGGGCGCTCTAAAGACCCGCTGCAGCTTCGCCGCGGGCCGGGCCAGGGCCGCCTCTAAGCCCGACCTCAAGAGGCTGAGCCGGTCCCAGAGCCCGGACTCAATCGGAGGGCTGAGCTCCGAGTCTAGGCCCAGTCACAACGGCGACAGCCCGCAACCCTTCCCTTCCAACCGCCGAATGTCATTGGCAAGTAGCGGCAGCAGCAGGCGAGCCCCCAGCGACCTGCAGATCTGA